The following are from one region of the Ornithorhynchus anatinus isolate Pmale09 chromosome X1, mOrnAna1.pri.v4, whole genome shotgun sequence genome:
- the PTPDC1 gene encoding protein tyrosine phosphatase domain-containing protein 1 isoform X1 has translation MQGSPRKLSAVNFLSTFFQGRRHSTSDPLLRLYQRRRSSVIEVLSSSSHRVMVAVSSVSSAELNPTFPERKRGSRRPTPKYTKVGERLRHVIPGHMACSMACGGRACKYENPARWSEQEQAIKGVYSSWVTDNILAMARPSTEVIEKYNIIEQFQSSGIKTVINLQRPGEHASCGNPLEQESGFTYLPEAFMEAGIYFYNFGWKDYGVASLTTILDMVKVMTFALQEGRLAIHCHAGLGRTGVLIACYLVFATRMTADQAIIFVRAKRPNSIQTRGQLLCIREFTQFLIPLRNVFSCCEPKAHAVTLSQYLIRQQHLLHGYEARLLKHVPKIIHLVCKLLLDLAENRQVIEEEVLEVPDLTAEIEKTVSEMVTMHLDKELVRQGCDAPDLFTPSAVTTPFENQDAVFSIEREYDPLWKRRNVECLQPLTHLKRRLSYSDSDLKRAEFLLEQGETPWTVPAQILFCRNLKQQKSMSHCYVPQSPQLDLSKEDLVRNTFSFWNQAKFSGMEGPKGNGSPVFHRRKVLKEVQRSRTFSTGFSGAHNSKELETSKIASVHDKEPSRLPQKVNDRKCESGGKEGRGLVNCAGNFCGAQDHAASPKAEFYVGCESQESKDASETIPHIVLQSELSIEARRVLAAKALANINEFVEEEEVKQKVEMWQKELNSRDGAWEKICGERDPFILCSLMWSWVEQLKEPIITKDDIDMLASRCTDTREALSFLEKGQHQTILCILHCVVNLRAIPVEVEEAFLVRAIKAFTKISFDSENGPMVYQTLKKVFKHTLEEKRKVSKEGSENPS, from the exons ATGCAGGGTTCGCCCCGGAAGCTCTCAGCTGTGAATTTTCTCAGTACATTTTTCCAAGGCCGAAGGCATTCGACTTCGGATCCCTTACTCCGTCTATACCAGAGGCGTCGGAGCTCAGTGATAGAGGTGCTTTCCTCATCCTCTCATCGGGTCATGGTGGCTGTTTCCTCTGTCAGCAGCGCAGAGCTAAATCCAACTTTTCCTGAAAGAAAAA GAGGCTCAAGACGTCCAACACCAAAATATACTAAAGTCGGAGAACGGTTGAGGCATGTTATCCCCGGGCATATGGCATGTTCAATGGCATGTGGTGGTCGAGCCTGCAAGTATGAAAATCCAGCACGTTGGAGTGAGCAGGAGCAAGCCATTAAAGGGGTTTACTCTTCCTG GGTAACAGATAACATACTTGCGATGGCTCGCCCATCAACCGAAGTGATTGAAAAGTACAACATCATTGAACAGTTTCAAAG CAGTGGCATCAAAACAGTAATTAACCTTCAGCGTCCTGGAGAGCATGCTAGCTGTGGGAATCCGCTAGAACAAGAAAGTGGTTTTACTTACCTTCCTGAAGCTTTCATGGAGGCTGGCA tttactTCTACAATTTTGGATGGAAGGATTATGGAGTAGCATCTCTCACTACCATCCTGGATATGGTAAAGGTGATGACATTTGCTTTACAGGAAGGGAGACTAGCAATTCATTGTCATGCAGGACTTGGACGAACAG GTGTTTTAATAGCGTGTTACTTAGTTTTTGCAACAAGAATGACGGCAGATCAAGCAATTATTTTTGTTCGGGCAAAGAGACCAAATTCCATACAAACCAGAGGACAGTTATTGTGTATAAGAGAATTTACCCAATTTTTGATTCCTCTTCGCAATGTGTTTTCTTGCTGTGAGCCCAAAGCACATGCTGTCACTTTGTCACAGTACCTAATTCGCCAGCAGCACCTACTTCATGGTTATGAAGCGCGACTTCTGAAACACGTGCCCAAAATTATTCATCTAGTTTGCAAATTGCTGTTGGATTTGGCCGAaaacaggcaagtgatagaggaAGAAGTGCTAGAGGTGCCAGATCTTACAGCAGAAATTGAAAAGACAGTTTCTGAGATGGTCACAATGCACCTAGATAAAGAGTTAGTACGACAAGGTTGTGATGCCCCCGATTTGTTCACCCCCTCAGCAGTGACAACACCTTTTGAGAACCAGGATGCCGTTTTCTCCATTGAACGGGAATATGACCCTCTCTGGAAGAGACGGAATGTTGAATGCCTTCAGCCTCTGACTCATTTGAAAAGACGCCTCAGCTACAGTGATTCAGATTTAAAGAGAGCTGAATTTCTTTTGGAGCAAGGAGAAACTCCATGGACAGTGCCGGCACAAATACTATTCTGCCGCAATCTCAAGCAACAGAAGAGTATGAGCCATTGTTATGTTCCACAGTCTCCTCAGTTGGATTTAAGTAAAGAAGACTTAGTGCGCAATACATTTTCTTTCTGGAATCAGGCTAAGTTCAGTGGTATGGAAGGACCTAAAGGTAATGGTTCACCAGTTTTCCATAGGAGAAAAGTTCTGAAAGAAGTGCAGCGTAGTAGAACATTTTCTACAGGCTTTTCAGGGGCACACAACAGTAAGGAACTGGAAACATCAAAAATTGCCAGTGTACATGACAAGGAACCGAGTAGGTTGCCGCAGAAAGTTAATGATCGTAAGTGTGAATCTGGGGGCAAAGAGGGCCGCGGACTGGTGAATTGTGCTGGGAATTTTTGTGGTGCacaggaccatgctgcttctcctaaggcaGAATTCTATGTTGGATGTGAAAGCCAAGAAAGTAAAGACGCATCAGAAACTATTCCACATATTGTTTTGCAGTCTGAGTTGAGTATCGAGGCAAGAAGAGTTTTGGCAGCTAAGGCCTTGGCGAACATAAATGAAtttgtggaagaggaggaagtgaagcAGAAGGTGGAAATGTGGCAG AAAGAGCTGAATTCCCGAGATGGAGCTTGGGAAAAAATATGTGGAGAAAGAGATCCTTTTATCCTCTGTAGCTTGATGTGGTCCTGGGTAGAACAACTAAAGGAACCCATTATAACTAAAGACGATATTGACATGTTGGCCAGCAGATGCACAGACACCCGGGAAGCACTTTCTTTCCTAGAAAAG GGACAACACCAGACTATTCTCTGTATCTTGCACTGTGTAGTAAACTTACGAGCGATTCCAGTGGAAGTGGAGGAAGCTTTTCTTGTGCGAGCCATTAAAGCTTTCACTAAG
- the PTPDC1 gene encoding protein tyrosine phosphatase domain-containing protein 1 isoform X2, with translation MQGSPRKLSAVNFLSTFFQGRRHSTSDPLLRLYQRRRSSVIEVLSSSSHRVMVAVSSVSSAELNPTFPERKRGSRRPTPKYTKVGERLRHVIPGHMACSMACGGRACKYENPARWSEQEQAIKGVYSSWVTDNILAMARPSTEVIEKYNIIEQFQSGIKTVINLQRPGEHASCGNPLEQESGFTYLPEAFMEAGIYFYNFGWKDYGVASLTTILDMVKVMTFALQEGRLAIHCHAGLGRTGVLIACYLVFATRMTADQAIIFVRAKRPNSIQTRGQLLCIREFTQFLIPLRNVFSCCEPKAHAVTLSQYLIRQQHLLHGYEARLLKHVPKIIHLVCKLLLDLAENRQVIEEEVLEVPDLTAEIEKTVSEMVTMHLDKELVRQGCDAPDLFTPSAVTTPFENQDAVFSIEREYDPLWKRRNVECLQPLTHLKRRLSYSDSDLKRAEFLLEQGETPWTVPAQILFCRNLKQQKSMSHCYVPQSPQLDLSKEDLVRNTFSFWNQAKFSGMEGPKGNGSPVFHRRKVLKEVQRSRTFSTGFSGAHNSKELETSKIASVHDKEPSRLPQKVNDRKCESGGKEGRGLVNCAGNFCGAQDHAASPKAEFYVGCESQESKDASETIPHIVLQSELSIEARRVLAAKALANINEFVEEEEVKQKVEMWQKELNSRDGAWEKICGERDPFILCSLMWSWVEQLKEPIITKDDIDMLASRCTDTREALSFLEKGQHQTILCILHCVVNLRAIPVEVEEAFLVRAIKAFTKISFDSENGPMVYQTLKKVFKHTLEEKRKVSKEGSENPS, from the exons ATGCAGGGTTCGCCCCGGAAGCTCTCAGCTGTGAATTTTCTCAGTACATTTTTCCAAGGCCGAAGGCATTCGACTTCGGATCCCTTACTCCGTCTATACCAGAGGCGTCGGAGCTCAGTGATAGAGGTGCTTTCCTCATCCTCTCATCGGGTCATGGTGGCTGTTTCCTCTGTCAGCAGCGCAGAGCTAAATCCAACTTTTCCTGAAAGAAAAA GAGGCTCAAGACGTCCAACACCAAAATATACTAAAGTCGGAGAACGGTTGAGGCATGTTATCCCCGGGCATATGGCATGTTCAATGGCATGTGGTGGTCGAGCCTGCAAGTATGAAAATCCAGCACGTTGGAGTGAGCAGGAGCAAGCCATTAAAGGGGTTTACTCTTCCTG GGTAACAGATAACATACTTGCGATGGCTCGCCCATCAACCGAAGTGATTGAAAAGTACAACATCATTGAACAGTTTCAAAG TGGCATCAAAACAGTAATTAACCTTCAGCGTCCTGGAGAGCATGCTAGCTGTGGGAATCCGCTAGAACAAGAAAGTGGTTTTACTTACCTTCCTGAAGCTTTCATGGAGGCTGGCA tttactTCTACAATTTTGGATGGAAGGATTATGGAGTAGCATCTCTCACTACCATCCTGGATATGGTAAAGGTGATGACATTTGCTTTACAGGAAGGGAGACTAGCAATTCATTGTCATGCAGGACTTGGACGAACAG GTGTTTTAATAGCGTGTTACTTAGTTTTTGCAACAAGAATGACGGCAGATCAAGCAATTATTTTTGTTCGGGCAAAGAGACCAAATTCCATACAAACCAGAGGACAGTTATTGTGTATAAGAGAATTTACCCAATTTTTGATTCCTCTTCGCAATGTGTTTTCTTGCTGTGAGCCCAAAGCACATGCTGTCACTTTGTCACAGTACCTAATTCGCCAGCAGCACCTACTTCATGGTTATGAAGCGCGACTTCTGAAACACGTGCCCAAAATTATTCATCTAGTTTGCAAATTGCTGTTGGATTTGGCCGAaaacaggcaagtgatagaggaAGAAGTGCTAGAGGTGCCAGATCTTACAGCAGAAATTGAAAAGACAGTTTCTGAGATGGTCACAATGCACCTAGATAAAGAGTTAGTACGACAAGGTTGTGATGCCCCCGATTTGTTCACCCCCTCAGCAGTGACAACACCTTTTGAGAACCAGGATGCCGTTTTCTCCATTGAACGGGAATATGACCCTCTCTGGAAGAGACGGAATGTTGAATGCCTTCAGCCTCTGACTCATTTGAAAAGACGCCTCAGCTACAGTGATTCAGATTTAAAGAGAGCTGAATTTCTTTTGGAGCAAGGAGAAACTCCATGGACAGTGCCGGCACAAATACTATTCTGCCGCAATCTCAAGCAACAGAAGAGTATGAGCCATTGTTATGTTCCACAGTCTCCTCAGTTGGATTTAAGTAAAGAAGACTTAGTGCGCAATACATTTTCTTTCTGGAATCAGGCTAAGTTCAGTGGTATGGAAGGACCTAAAGGTAATGGTTCACCAGTTTTCCATAGGAGAAAAGTTCTGAAAGAAGTGCAGCGTAGTAGAACATTTTCTACAGGCTTTTCAGGGGCACACAACAGTAAGGAACTGGAAACATCAAAAATTGCCAGTGTACATGACAAGGAACCGAGTAGGTTGCCGCAGAAAGTTAATGATCGTAAGTGTGAATCTGGGGGCAAAGAGGGCCGCGGACTGGTGAATTGTGCTGGGAATTTTTGTGGTGCacaggaccatgctgcttctcctaaggcaGAATTCTATGTTGGATGTGAAAGCCAAGAAAGTAAAGACGCATCAGAAACTATTCCACATATTGTTTTGCAGTCTGAGTTGAGTATCGAGGCAAGAAGAGTTTTGGCAGCTAAGGCCTTGGCGAACATAAATGAAtttgtggaagaggaggaagtgaagcAGAAGGTGGAAATGTGGCAG AAAGAGCTGAATTCCCGAGATGGAGCTTGGGAAAAAATATGTGGAGAAAGAGATCCTTTTATCCTCTGTAGCTTGATGTGGTCCTGGGTAGAACAACTAAAGGAACCCATTATAACTAAAGACGATATTGACATGTTGGCCAGCAGATGCACAGACACCCGGGAAGCACTTTCTTTCCTAGAAAAG GGACAACACCAGACTATTCTCTGTATCTTGCACTGTGTAGTAAACTTACGAGCGATTCCAGTGGAAGTGGAGGAAGCTTTTCTTGTGCGAGCCATTAAAGCTTTCACTAAG
- the PTPDC1 gene encoding protein tyrosine phosphatase domain-containing protein 1 isoform X8, with amino-acid sequence MQGSPRKLSAVNFLSTFFQGRRHSTSDPLLRLYQRRRSSVIEVLSSSSHRVMVAVSSVSSAELNPTFPERKRGSRRPTPKYTKVGERLRHVIPGHMACSMACGGRACKYENPARWSEQEQAIKGVYSSWVTDNILAMARPSTEVIEKYNIIEQFQSSGIKTVINLQRPGEHASCGNPLEQESGFTYLPEAFMEAGIYFYNFGWKDYGVASLTTILDMVKVMTFALQEGRLAIHCHAGLGRTAVTTPFENQDAVFSIEREYDPLWKRRNVECLQPLTHLKRRLSYSDSDLKRAEFLLEQGETPWTVPAQILFCRNLKQQKSMSHCYVPQSPQLDLSKEDLVRNTFSFWNQAKFSGMEGPKGNGSPVFHRRKVLKEVQRSRTFSTGFSGAHNSKELETSKIASVHDKEPSRLPQKVNDRKCESGGKEGRGLVNCAGNFCGAQDHAASPKAEFYVGCESQESKDASETIPHIVLQSELSIEARRVLAAKALANINEFVEEEEVKQKVEMWQKELNSRDGAWEKICGERDPFILCSLMWSWVEQLKEPIITKDDIDMLASRCTDTREALSFLEKGQHQTILCILHCVVNLRAIPVEVEEAFLVRAIKAFTKISFDSENGPMVYQTLKKVFKHTLEEKRKVSKEGSENPS; translated from the exons ATGCAGGGTTCGCCCCGGAAGCTCTCAGCTGTGAATTTTCTCAGTACATTTTTCCAAGGCCGAAGGCATTCGACTTCGGATCCCTTACTCCGTCTATACCAGAGGCGTCGGAGCTCAGTGATAGAGGTGCTTTCCTCATCCTCTCATCGGGTCATGGTGGCTGTTTCCTCTGTCAGCAGCGCAGAGCTAAATCCAACTTTTCCTGAAAGAAAAA GAGGCTCAAGACGTCCAACACCAAAATATACTAAAGTCGGAGAACGGTTGAGGCATGTTATCCCCGGGCATATGGCATGTTCAATGGCATGTGGTGGTCGAGCCTGCAAGTATGAAAATCCAGCACGTTGGAGTGAGCAGGAGCAAGCCATTAAAGGGGTTTACTCTTCCTG GGTAACAGATAACATACTTGCGATGGCTCGCCCATCAACCGAAGTGATTGAAAAGTACAACATCATTGAACAGTTTCAAAG CAGTGGCATCAAAACAGTAATTAACCTTCAGCGTCCTGGAGAGCATGCTAGCTGTGGGAATCCGCTAGAACAAGAAAGTGGTTTTACTTACCTTCCTGAAGCTTTCATGGAGGCTGGCA tttactTCTACAATTTTGGATGGAAGGATTATGGAGTAGCATCTCTCACTACCATCCTGGATATGGTAAAGGTGATGACATTTGCTTTACAGGAAGGGAGACTAGCAATTCATTGTCATGCAGGACTTGGACGAACAG CAGTGACAACACCTTTTGAGAACCAGGATGCCGTTTTCTCCATTGAACGGGAATATGACCCTCTCTGGAAGAGACGGAATGTTGAATGCCTTCAGCCTCTGACTCATTTGAAAAGACGCCTCAGCTACAGTGATTCAGATTTAAAGAGAGCTGAATTTCTTTTGGAGCAAGGAGAAACTCCATGGACAGTGCCGGCACAAATACTATTCTGCCGCAATCTCAAGCAACAGAAGAGTATGAGCCATTGTTATGTTCCACAGTCTCCTCAGTTGGATTTAAGTAAAGAAGACTTAGTGCGCAATACATTTTCTTTCTGGAATCAGGCTAAGTTCAGTGGTATGGAAGGACCTAAAGGTAATGGTTCACCAGTTTTCCATAGGAGAAAAGTTCTGAAAGAAGTGCAGCGTAGTAGAACATTTTCTACAGGCTTTTCAGGGGCACACAACAGTAAGGAACTGGAAACATCAAAAATTGCCAGTGTACATGACAAGGAACCGAGTAGGTTGCCGCAGAAAGTTAATGATCGTAAGTGTGAATCTGGGGGCAAAGAGGGCCGCGGACTGGTGAATTGTGCTGGGAATTTTTGTGGTGCacaggaccatgctgcttctcctaaggcaGAATTCTATGTTGGATGTGAAAGCCAAGAAAGTAAAGACGCATCAGAAACTATTCCACATATTGTTTTGCAGTCTGAGTTGAGTATCGAGGCAAGAAGAGTTTTGGCAGCTAAGGCCTTGGCGAACATAAATGAAtttgtggaagaggaggaagtgaagcAGAAGGTGGAAATGTGGCAG AAAGAGCTGAATTCCCGAGATGGAGCTTGGGAAAAAATATGTGGAGAAAGAGATCCTTTTATCCTCTGTAGCTTGATGTGGTCCTGGGTAGAACAACTAAAGGAACCCATTATAACTAAAGACGATATTGACATGTTGGCCAGCAGATGCACAGACACCCGGGAAGCACTTTCTTTCCTAGAAAAG GGACAACACCAGACTATTCTCTGTATCTTGCACTGTGTAGTAAACTTACGAGCGATTCCAGTGGAAGTGGAGGAAGCTTTTCTTGTGCGAGCCATTAAAGCTTTCACTAAG
- the PTPDC1 gene encoding protein tyrosine phosphatase domain-containing protein 1 isoform X7: MACSMACGGRACKYENPARWSEQEQAIKGVYSSWVTDNILAMARPSTEVIEKYNIIEQFQSSGIKTVINLQRPGEHASCGNPLEQESGFTYLPEAFMEAGIYFYNFGWKDYGVASLTTILDMVKVMTFALQEGRLAIHCHAGLGRTGVLIACYLVFATRMTADQAIIFVRAKRPNSIQTRGQLLCIREFTQFLIPLRNVFSCCEPKAHAVTLSQYLIRQQHLLHGYEARLLKHVPKIIHLVCKLLLDLAENRQVIEEEVLEVPDLTAEIEKTVSEMVTMHLDKELVRQGCDAPDLFTPSAVTTPFENQDAVFSIEREYDPLWKRRNVECLQPLTHLKRRLSYSDSDLKRAEFLLEQGETPWTVPAQILFCRNLKQQKSMSHCYVPQSPQLDLSKEDLVRNTFSFWNQAKFSGMEGPKGNGSPVFHRRKVLKEVQRSRTFSTGFSGAHNSKELETSKIASVHDKEPSRLPQKVNDRKCESGGKEGRGLVNCAGNFCGAQDHAASPKAEFYVGCESQESKDASETIPHIVLQSELSIEARRVLAAKALANINEFVEEEEVKQKVEMWQKELNSRDGAWEKICGERDPFILCSLMWSWVEQLKEPIITKDDIDMLASRCTDTREALSFLEKGQHQTILCILHCVVNLRAIPVEVEEAFLVRAIKAFTKISFDSENGPMVYQTLKKVFKHTLEEKRKVSKEGSENPS; this comes from the exons ATGGCATGTTCAATGGCATGTGGTGGTCGAGCCTGCAAGTATGAAAATCCAGCACGTTGGAGTGAGCAGGAGCAAGCCATTAAAGGGGTTTACTCTTCCTG GGTAACAGATAACATACTTGCGATGGCTCGCCCATCAACCGAAGTGATTGAAAAGTACAACATCATTGAACAGTTTCAAAG CAGTGGCATCAAAACAGTAATTAACCTTCAGCGTCCTGGAGAGCATGCTAGCTGTGGGAATCCGCTAGAACAAGAAAGTGGTTTTACTTACCTTCCTGAAGCTTTCATGGAGGCTGGCA tttactTCTACAATTTTGGATGGAAGGATTATGGAGTAGCATCTCTCACTACCATCCTGGATATGGTAAAGGTGATGACATTTGCTTTACAGGAAGGGAGACTAGCAATTCATTGTCATGCAGGACTTGGACGAACAG GTGTTTTAATAGCGTGTTACTTAGTTTTTGCAACAAGAATGACGGCAGATCAAGCAATTATTTTTGTTCGGGCAAAGAGACCAAATTCCATACAAACCAGAGGACAGTTATTGTGTATAAGAGAATTTACCCAATTTTTGATTCCTCTTCGCAATGTGTTTTCTTGCTGTGAGCCCAAAGCACATGCTGTCACTTTGTCACAGTACCTAATTCGCCAGCAGCACCTACTTCATGGTTATGAAGCGCGACTTCTGAAACACGTGCCCAAAATTATTCATCTAGTTTGCAAATTGCTGTTGGATTTGGCCGAaaacaggcaagtgatagaggaAGAAGTGCTAGAGGTGCCAGATCTTACAGCAGAAATTGAAAAGACAGTTTCTGAGATGGTCACAATGCACCTAGATAAAGAGTTAGTACGACAAGGTTGTGATGCCCCCGATTTGTTCACCCCCTCAGCAGTGACAACACCTTTTGAGAACCAGGATGCCGTTTTCTCCATTGAACGGGAATATGACCCTCTCTGGAAGAGACGGAATGTTGAATGCCTTCAGCCTCTGACTCATTTGAAAAGACGCCTCAGCTACAGTGATTCAGATTTAAAGAGAGCTGAATTTCTTTTGGAGCAAGGAGAAACTCCATGGACAGTGCCGGCACAAATACTATTCTGCCGCAATCTCAAGCAACAGAAGAGTATGAGCCATTGTTATGTTCCACAGTCTCCTCAGTTGGATTTAAGTAAAGAAGACTTAGTGCGCAATACATTTTCTTTCTGGAATCAGGCTAAGTTCAGTGGTATGGAAGGACCTAAAGGTAATGGTTCACCAGTTTTCCATAGGAGAAAAGTTCTGAAAGAAGTGCAGCGTAGTAGAACATTTTCTACAGGCTTTTCAGGGGCACACAACAGTAAGGAACTGGAAACATCAAAAATTGCCAGTGTACATGACAAGGAACCGAGTAGGTTGCCGCAGAAAGTTAATGATCGTAAGTGTGAATCTGGGGGCAAAGAGGGCCGCGGACTGGTGAATTGTGCTGGGAATTTTTGTGGTGCacaggaccatgctgcttctcctaaggcaGAATTCTATGTTGGATGTGAAAGCCAAGAAAGTAAAGACGCATCAGAAACTATTCCACATATTGTTTTGCAGTCTGAGTTGAGTATCGAGGCAAGAAGAGTTTTGGCAGCTAAGGCCTTGGCGAACATAAATGAAtttgtggaagaggaggaagtgaagcAGAAGGTGGAAATGTGGCAG AAAGAGCTGAATTCCCGAGATGGAGCTTGGGAAAAAATATGTGGAGAAAGAGATCCTTTTATCCTCTGTAGCTTGATGTGGTCCTGGGTAGAACAACTAAAGGAACCCATTATAACTAAAGACGATATTGACATGTTGGCCAGCAGATGCACAGACACCCGGGAAGCACTTTCTTTCCTAGAAAAG GGACAACACCAGACTATTCTCTGTATCTTGCACTGTGTAGTAAACTTACGAGCGATTCCAGTGGAAGTGGAGGAAGCTTTTCTTGTGCGAGCCATTAAAGCTTTCACTAAG